Proteins encoded within one genomic window of Prauserella marina:
- a CDS encoding TetR/AcrR family transcriptional regulator: MAGAGQQAARSRRERTQDSRALILDAAVDCLVEHGYAGASTLAIQAKAGVSRGRLLHHFPSRDGLLVAAAQHLATTRLAHTERRVAEALTDEPEGPVRVERCIELLWTTFHEPFFWAAVELWTAARTNPALAAALRPAERQLRDAIRGVADRIWGPAVCAHPRYDELRELLFTSMRGAALPYAFERRSPARDRHVAVWKSVARTLLFTGDATNSQG, translated from the coding sequence ATGGCGGGAGCGGGACAACAGGCGGCGCGCAGCCGCAGGGAGCGCACGCAGGACAGTCGCGCGCTGATCCTGGACGCCGCCGTGGACTGCCTTGTCGAGCACGGCTACGCGGGTGCTTCGACGCTGGCGATCCAGGCGAAGGCCGGGGTGTCGAGGGGCAGGCTGCTGCACCATTTCCCTTCCAGGGACGGCCTGCTCGTCGCGGCGGCACAGCACCTGGCGACGACCCGGCTCGCGCACACCGAGCGCAGGGTCGCCGAGGCGCTCACCGACGAGCCGGAAGGCCCGGTCCGGGTCGAGCGCTGCATCGAGTTGTTGTGGACGACTTTCCACGAGCCATTCTTCTGGGCGGCGGTGGAATTGTGGACCGCGGCGCGCACCAACCCGGCATTGGCGGCGGCGCTGCGCCCGGCCGAACGGCAGTTGCGCGACGCGATCCGCGGCGTGGCCGACCGCATCTGGGGCCCTGCCGTGTGTGCCCATCCCCGCTATGACGAGCTACGGGAATTGTTGTTCACCAGCATGCGCGGCGCGGCGTTGCCGTATGCCTTCGAGCGCAGGTCACCGGCGCGCGATCGGCACGTCGCGGTGTGGAAGTCGGTGGCGAGGACGCTGCTGTTCACCGGCGACGCCACAAACAGTCAGGGTTGA
- a CDS encoding fibronectin type III domain-containing protein: protein MPSDGGIAALWVEPPDGGSAITGYLLTAEPGGHRLELPADTTVGELTGLDNDVAHVIGVTAFNKAGASPVAEREDVTPARTRLPGAPTDLRAVGGDGTASLSWQAPADPGSSDITEYEVRTTPGDLLTVVDGTEAEITGLDREQSYHFSVAARTADGLGPASEAVGPIEPRLTVVGEPHVLSEPAANAITAVLPDGTIEFGEVPEEIVDLAPGTILMSGPAPAAPRGLLHRVTSVVENGRQAEIRTEQAGVDEVFEDTSVAFDMSLDPPEIAGLADEGPGTEIVEPKVDGVPLSKLAPDDDKDKGGPEVSFSNGALVVKVDMSLGEHGGRVGSYSATGTFKPTVDGSIDLTSGSAPRTSFTAAIEATFDLKAQLGVLPKWDKEWELFKIKGKCNTLMIGGYPLVWCPEFDMKITGEIGYSAGVTFTSKISHKLGAKLDIVGGEVTATPIDEVSSDGGEFRAFGSVSAKLAMPVSFTVFLYNAAGPGVKVEPYFQTTADTNADPWFTMHAGCTLDVFLKSREFFGFSFDFTQNLLDAETCKWELFAADGPFNGIQIDPRMVDTDVDKPVRMGLDYIRVPSDSTVNWSVTDGPGEIDSSGEYVSATGGVATVRAVRPADALAPESISEATVRVGAFPPDAPSGLVAEPAPGGALLEWNPPADDGGSPITEYLVKVKSEDRTYVRNVGSSPALVAPLEPGVSYRFQVAAKTDFGVSGFSSWSEPVVPLPPDLSGDNGVVNIAIDEHGRPDRTAVAGRKQDIAISGDGRYVFFSTTSDSNLVPLMHRSAGPDANYLVRKDLDTGALVVASRGLSGELVSSTSWGAYGQQSLVATNQDGSVVAFAADDALLVHDLEGGGTWQANRGVAGELRGQLTMTDDGTTVAFGVSSDGGAFLGTTYRATADSLVEMTYCPLEDCHRIVGYTYDMSDDGRWVTYSAGVGPTTEWHKTTIRYDAETGEYQNLFPNDPEWGTFVNTRLSGDGTVLIGAGPNGWGPGTAFHWKIGSGPIGSGNIIPGGWGLFQHETDHTGNRMLMYQNAWPGGGYGDAAIVDRDTGRTVVLPVQNWNATAEIAKIPDETGRVVWTERAGGQGLHGVWLSQL from the coding sequence GTGCCTTCCGACGGGGGAATCGCCGCGCTGTGGGTCGAACCTCCGGACGGAGGCTCCGCCATTACGGGTTACCTGCTGACCGCGGAGCCCGGTGGGCATCGTCTCGAACTGCCAGCCGACACGACAGTCGGTGAATTGACCGGGCTGGACAACGATGTCGCACATGTGATCGGAGTGACCGCCTTCAACAAGGCGGGCGCGAGTCCCGTCGCCGAACGCGAGGACGTGACGCCCGCACGAACCCGGCTTCCCGGGGCTCCCACGGATCTGCGTGCCGTCGGGGGCGACGGCACGGCGAGTCTGTCCTGGCAGGCGCCCGCCGATCCCGGCAGCAGCGACATCACCGAGTACGAAGTGCGCACGACACCCGGCGACCTGCTCACCGTCGTCGACGGTACCGAGGCCGAGATCACCGGCCTCGACAGAGAGCAGAGTTATCACTTCAGCGTCGCCGCGCGCACCGCCGACGGCCTCGGTCCCGCGAGTGAGGCCGTCGGGCCCATCGAGCCGCGGTTGACCGTGGTGGGCGAGCCCCACGTGTTGTCCGAACCAGCCGCGAACGCCATCACCGCGGTACTTCCCGACGGCACCATCGAATTCGGTGAGGTCCCGGAAGAAATTGTGGACCTCGCGCCAGGAACGATCTTGATGTCGGGCCCGGCACCCGCCGCGCCACGTGGCCTGCTGCACCGGGTCACGAGCGTCGTCGAGAACGGGAGACAAGCGGAGATCCGTACCGAGCAGGCAGGTGTGGACGAGGTCTTCGAAGACACCTCGGTGGCCTTCGACATGTCGCTGGATCCGCCGGAGATCGCGGGGCTTGCCGATGAGGGGCCGGGGACGGAGATCGTCGAGCCGAAGGTCGACGGCGTTCCGCTGAGCAAGCTGGCTCCCGATGACGACAAGGACAAGGGCGGCCCCGAGGTCTCGTTCAGTAACGGCGCCCTCGTCGTGAAGGTCGACATGTCACTGGGCGAGCACGGCGGACGAGTCGGGAGCTATTCGGCGACGGGCACGTTCAAACCGACCGTCGACGGTTCGATCGACCTGACGTCGGGATCGGCGCCCCGGACCAGTTTTACGGCGGCGATCGAAGCTACCTTCGACCTCAAGGCGCAACTCGGCGTTCTTCCGAAGTGGGACAAGGAATGGGAACTCTTCAAGATCAAGGGCAAGTGCAACACCCTCATGATCGGAGGGTACCCACTGGTCTGGTGTCCCGAATTCGACATGAAGATCACCGGCGAGATCGGCTACTCGGCCGGGGTCACCTTCACCAGCAAGATTTCCCACAAACTCGGCGCGAAACTCGACATCGTCGGCGGGGAGGTGACTGCCACGCCGATCGATGAGGTTTCGAGCGACGGAGGCGAATTCCGGGCTTTCGGCTCCGTATCCGCGAAACTGGCGATGCCGGTGAGCTTCACCGTCTTCCTTTACAACGCGGCGGGGCCGGGAGTCAAAGTGGAACCGTATTTCCAGACGACGGCCGATACCAACGCCGATCCCTGGTTCACGATGCACGCGGGCTGCACGCTCGACGTGTTCCTGAAAAGCAGGGAGTTCTTCGGGTTCAGCTTCGACTTCACCCAGAATCTGCTGGATGCCGAGACGTGCAAATGGGAGTTGTTCGCGGCGGACGGACCGTTCAACGGCATCCAGATCGATCCGCGCATGGTCGATACCGACGTCGACAAACCCGTGCGGATGGGCCTCGACTACATTCGCGTACCCTCTGACAGCACCGTCAACTGGTCGGTCACCGACGGCCCCGGTGAGATCGATTCGTCAGGCGAATACGTTTCGGCGACCGGAGGTGTCGCCACGGTCCGCGCGGTGCGCCCCGCCGACGCGCTCGCGCCGGAAAGCATTTCCGAAGCCACGGTGCGGGTCGGCGCGTTCCCTCCGGATGCGCCATCCGGTCTCGTCGCCGAACCGGCTCCGGGGGGTGCCCTGCTGGAGTGGAATCCTCCGGCCGACGACGGGGGATCTCCGATCACGGAGTATCTCGTCAAGGTCAAGTCGGAGGACCGGACCTATGTCAGAAACGTCGGAAGCTCGCCCGCACTGGTAGCACCGCTGGAACCCGGCGTGAGCTACCGCTTTCAGGTCGCGGCCAAAACCGACTTCGGGGTCAGCGGATTCAGCTCGTGGTCCGAGCCCGTCGTCCCGCTTCCGCCCGATCTGAGTGGTGATAACGGAGTGGTCAACATCGCGATCGACGAGCACGGAAGACCCGACCGCACGGCGGTGGCAGGGAGAAAACAGGACATCGCGATCTCCGGCGACGGCAGGTACGTGTTCTTCTCCACGACATCCGACAGCAACCTCGTGCCACTCATGCACCGCAGCGCGGGGCCGGACGCGAACTACCTAGTCCGCAAGGATCTCGACACCGGCGCTCTGGTCGTCGCCTCGCGTGGCTTGTCAGGCGAATTGGTCAGTTCCACCAGCTGGGGCGCCTATGGTCAGCAATCCCTTGTCGCCACGAACCAGGACGGCAGCGTGGTGGCCTTCGCCGCCGACGACGCACTGCTCGTGCACGATCTCGAAGGGGGAGGGACCTGGCAGGCCAACCGGGGTGTAGCGGGTGAACTGCGCGGGCAACTGACCATGACCGACGACGGCACCACCGTGGCCTTCGGTGTTTCCTCGGACGGTGGCGCGTTCCTCGGCACGACGTACCGCGCGACGGCGGACTCGCTCGTCGAGATGACCTACTGTCCACTGGAGGACTGCCACCGCATCGTCGGCTACACCTACGACATGTCGGACGACGGGCGGTGGGTGACCTACTCGGCAGGCGTCGGGCCCACGACCGAATGGCACAAGACGACCATCAGGTACGACGCCGAGACCGGTGAGTACCAGAATCTTTTCCCGAACGATCCGGAATGGGGAACCTTCGTCAACACAAGGCTCTCCGGTGACGGGACCGTCCTCATCGGAGCGGGGCCGAATGGCTGGGGACCCGGTACGGCCTTCCACTGGAAGATCGGCAGCGGGCCTATCGGCTCGGGAAACATCATTCCCGGTGGCTGGGGACTGTTCCAGCACGAGACAGACCACACCGGCAACCGGATGCTGATGTACCAGAACGCCTGGCCAGGAGGCGGGTACGGCGACGCCGCGATCGTGGACCGCGACACCGGCCGGACCGTGGTGCTCCCGGTGCAGAACTGGAACGCCACGGCCGAGATCGCGAAGATACCCGACGAGACCGGCCGGGTCGTGTGGACGGAGCGGGCCGGGGGACAAGGTCTGCACGGGGTGTGGTTGAGCCAGTTGTGA
- a CDS encoding acyl-CoA synthetase has translation MYPDTHAAVHPDRPAVVLAESGAVLGYRALAEQSARLANVFRAEGLRKGDTVALLTDNALPAYEVYWAAVRSGLYLAAVNSHLGPDEAAYIVADSGAKALVVSAAIGELATEVARRVRVPVRLAFGGQVEGFDDYAKVVANASASVPEDQPAGADLLYSSGTTGRPKGIKVALPSHQIDEPGNILLPLLQAKYGFSAGMVYLSPAPVYHAAPLRFGACVHAVGGTLVMMERFEAEAALRAIERYRVTHSQWVPTMFVRMLKLPESGRSRYDLSSHQVAVHAAAPCPVEVKHEMMSWWGPILHEYYSSTEGAGMTFIGPEEWLGKPGSVGREGLGVVRICAEDGSVLPAGSTGTVYFERDEPAFEYHNDEPKTRSARHPGHPNWATNGDIGRLDDDGYLYLTDRAAFTIISGGVNIYPQETENVLALHPAVHDVAVIGVPDAELGEVAKALVQPESTAEPGPELAEELLAHVRARIAHYKAPRSVDFVTDLPRTPTGKLLKHELRARYRDTAPDQRG, from the coding sequence ATGTACCCGGACACCCACGCCGCCGTGCACCCCGATCGTCCCGCGGTGGTGCTCGCCGAATCCGGTGCAGTACTCGGCTACCGCGCGCTCGCCGAGCAATCCGCGAGGCTGGCCAACGTCTTCCGGGCGGAAGGACTCCGCAAGGGCGACACCGTGGCATTGCTGACCGACAACGCGCTGCCCGCCTACGAGGTGTACTGGGCCGCGGTGCGCTCGGGGCTGTATCTCGCCGCCGTCAACAGTCACCTCGGCCCCGACGAGGCCGCCTACATCGTCGCCGACTCGGGAGCCAAGGCGCTCGTCGTCTCCGCCGCGATCGGCGAACTCGCGACCGAGGTCGCCCGGCGCGTCAGGGTGCCCGTCCGGCTGGCCTTCGGCGGGCAGGTGGAGGGCTTCGACGACTACGCGAAAGTGGTGGCGAACGCGTCTGCCTCCGTGCCCGAGGATCAGCCAGCGGGCGCCGATCTGTTGTACTCGTCGGGAACCACCGGCCGTCCCAAAGGGATCAAGGTGGCGCTGCCCAGTCACCAGATCGACGAACCCGGCAACATCCTGCTTCCCTTGCTACAGGCCAAGTACGGCTTCTCGGCGGGGATGGTCTACCTGTCGCCCGCGCCCGTCTACCACGCGGCGCCGTTGCGGTTCGGCGCCTGCGTACACGCCGTCGGTGGCACGCTCGTGATGATGGAGCGCTTCGAAGCCGAGGCGGCCCTGCGGGCGATCGAACGCTACCGCGTCACCCACAGCCAATGGGTTCCCACGATGTTCGTCAGGATGCTCAAACTGCCGGAATCCGGCCGCTCCCGCTACGACCTCTCCAGCCACCAGGTCGCCGTGCACGCGGCGGCCCCGTGCCCCGTCGAGGTCAAGCACGAGATGATGAGCTGGTGGGGACCGATCCTGCACGAGTACTACAGCTCGACCGAGGGCGCCGGGATGACCTTCATCGGCCCCGAGGAATGGCTCGGCAAACCCGGTTCCGTCGGCAGGGAAGGACTTGGCGTGGTCCGGATCTGCGCTGAGGACGGAAGTGTACTTCCGGCGGGCAGTACCGGCACCGTCTACTTCGAACGCGACGAACCGGCCTTCGAGTACCACAACGACGAACCGAAGACCCGCTCCGCGCGGCACCCCGGTCACCCGAACTGGGCGACCAACGGCGACATCGGCAGACTCGACGACGACGGCTACCTCTATCTCACCGACAGGGCGGCCTTCACCATCATCTCCGGCGGAGTGAACATCTATCCACAAGAGACGGAGAACGTGCTCGCTCTGCATCCCGCCGTACACGACGTCGCCGTCATCGGAGTCCCCGACGCCGAACTGGGCGAGGTCGCGAAAGCATTGGTGCAGCCGGAATCCACGGCTGAACCGGGACCCGAGCTGGCCGAGGAGCTGCTTGCCCACGTGCGCGCCAGGATCGCCCACTACAAGGCACCCCGGTCCGTCGATTTCGTCACCGACCTTCCCCGTACGCCGACGGGAAAGTTGCTCAAGCACGAACTGCGCGCCCGTTACCGGGACACCGCGCCGGACCAGCGGGGGTAG
- a CDS encoding acyl-CoA dehydrogenase family protein translates to MRLVLDDEQRQLRSAVRDVIADHCPPARVRSVIGEQGWDPALWRRLCELGVTGLAVPERFGGERAGPVERCVVLEELGRSLAPVPYLASACLAVDAVRALDDESLSADVLPRLASGELIGTVAVSPVDTVEAREDGGTWTLHGTADYVIAGDVAEFVLVYAGATGWFAVTGSRQYTPLDTLDPTRRLGRLEFAGTPATRIACADPESVLRAVTDATAIALAAESVGGMAWVLETTVDYAKARVQFGRAIGSYQAVKHACADMYSTYEQAVSVLRYAAWASAEAAGEAPAAAALASVYIGPAYFDVAATGLQLHGGIGYTWEHDAHLYYKRAKTNELLLGPADRAGKTLATALGI, encoded by the coding sequence ATGCGGCTGGTACTCGACGACGAGCAACGGCAATTGCGTTCGGCCGTGCGCGACGTGATCGCCGATCACTGTCCGCCGGCGCGGGTCAGGTCGGTCATCGGCGAACAGGGCTGGGATCCGGCGCTGTGGCGGCGGCTCTGCGAACTCGGGGTGACCGGGCTGGCCGTGCCGGAGCGATTCGGCGGCGAACGCGCGGGGCCGGTCGAGCGCTGTGTGGTACTGGAGGAACTGGGCCGCTCGCTCGCTCCCGTTCCGTATCTGGCTTCCGCGTGTCTCGCCGTCGACGCCGTACGCGCGCTCGACGACGAGAGTCTTTCGGCTGACGTACTGCCCCGGCTCGCCTCTGGTGAACTGATCGGCACCGTCGCGGTGTCCCCCGTGGACACCGTGGAGGCGCGTGAGGACGGCGGAACCTGGACACTGCACGGCACGGCGGACTACGTCATAGCGGGGGACGTCGCGGAGTTCGTGCTCGTGTACGCGGGGGCAACGGGCTGGTTCGCCGTCACCGGCTCGCGGCAATACACGCCGCTGGACACTCTCGACCCGACGCGGCGGCTCGGCAGGCTCGAATTCGCCGGAACACCGGCGACCAGGATCGCTTGTGCCGACCCGGAGTCCGTGCTGCGCGCGGTGACCGATGCCACCGCGATCGCGCTCGCTGCGGAATCGGTCGGCGGTATGGCCTGGGTGCTGGAGACCACTGTGGACTACGCGAAGGCCAGGGTGCAGTTCGGCAGGGCCATCGGTTCGTACCAGGCGGTGAAACACGCCTGCGCCGACATGTACAGCACGTACGAGCAGGCGGTTTCGGTGCTGCGGTACGCGGCGTGGGCCTCGGCGGAGGCGGCGGGAGAGGCGCCGGCCGCGGCAGCGCTCGCTTCGGTCTACATCGGACCGGCCTACTTCGACGTCGCCGCGACCGGCCTGCAGTTGCACGGCGGTATCGGGTACACGTGGGAGCACGACGCGCACCTCTACTACAAACGGGCGAAGACGAACGAACTGCTGCTGGGCCCCGCCGACCGGGCCGGGAAAACCTTGGCGACCGCGCTGGGAATCTGA
- a CDS encoding fibronectin type III domain-containing protein, with the protein MRSRLFRVTTISLVTAVLCGMTGTASASPPDETGTVTGPRLAAVAAQEEPPAAPMISDQVGRDGAVRVSWHDPDPQTAEVTSYVVTAEPGGASTTVDGDSRSAIVGDLTNGTRYRMSVVAHNGFGQSEPAPPSNPVTPRPATFRWNRSSPVWCLPTGESPRCGSNLRTEAPPLRVTC; encoded by the coding sequence GTGCGGTCGAGGTTGTTCAGGGTCACCACCATTTCACTGGTGACAGCGGTGTTGTGCGGCATGACGGGAACGGCGAGCGCGAGCCCGCCGGACGAAACCGGAACCGTCACCGGTCCCCGGCTGGCTGCCGTGGCGGCTCAGGAGGAACCTCCGGCCGCCCCGATGATCAGTGACCAAGTCGGCAGGGACGGTGCCGTGCGGGTCAGCTGGCACGACCCGGATCCGCAAACGGCCGAGGTCACGAGCTATGTCGTCACCGCGGAACCGGGCGGCGCCAGCACGACCGTCGACGGTGACTCGCGCTCGGCGATCGTCGGCGACCTCACCAACGGAACGCGGTACCGGATGTCGGTGGTGGCGCACAATGGATTCGGCCAGAGCGAACCGGCGCCGCCCTCGAATCCGGTGACCCCCAGGCCCGCGACGTTCCGATGGAACCGGTCATCACCGGTGTGGTGCCTTCCGACGGGGGAATCGCCGCGCTGTGGGTCGAACCTCCGGACGGAGGCTCCGCCATTACGGGTTACCTGCTGA
- a CDS encoding tyrosine-protein phosphatase, which yields MMWLELEGAVNIRDVGGIPTGDGGSTTAGRLLRADNLQNLSPSDVSYLVDTVKLTTVVDLRTLGEITSEGPAPLTRVASVEHVHHSLVPERAWDTPDALLARRREEQAQHQGDRTCGAYLGYVEQRPESIVGALRAIASAKGPALVHCAAGKDRTGVVVAFALTVAGALREHIVADYAASGERIEAIIKRLSASRTYAEDVARIPIDGHRPLPETMAQFLDQIDLRYDGVHCWLDRNGFTASEVATLRGRLRGQA from the coding sequence GTGATGTGGCTTGAACTCGAAGGCGCGGTCAACATCAGGGACGTCGGCGGCATCCCGACCGGCGATGGCGGGAGCACCACGGCGGGAAGGCTGCTCAGGGCCGACAACCTGCAAAACCTCTCCCCTTCCGACGTGTCCTACCTCGTCGACACCGTCAAGCTCACCACAGTGGTGGATCTGCGGACCCTCGGCGAAATCACCTCGGAAGGTCCAGCCCCGCTGACCAGGGTGGCCAGTGTCGAGCACGTCCACCACTCGCTCGTACCGGAGCGGGCATGGGACACGCCGGACGCGCTGCTGGCCAGGCGGCGCGAGGAACAGGCACAGCATCAGGGAGACCGGACGTGCGGCGCCTACCTCGGCTACGTCGAGCAACGGCCGGAGAGCATCGTCGGCGCGCTGCGGGCCATCGCCTCGGCGAAGGGCCCCGCCCTCGTGCACTGCGCGGCAGGCAAGGACCGCACCGGGGTCGTCGTCGCGTTCGCGCTGACCGTGGCGGGGGCGCTGCGCGAGCACATCGTGGCCGACTACGCCGCGTCAGGTGAGCGCATCGAGGCCATCATCAAACGGCTGAGTGCGTCGCGGACCTACGCCGAGGACGTCGCGCGCATCCCGATCGACGGTCATCGGCCCCTTCCCGAGACGATGGCGCAGTTCCTCGACCAGATCGACCTTCGCTACGACGGCGTGCACTGCTGGCTCGACCGGAACGGATTCACCGCTTCCGAGGTGGCCACGCTGCGCGGGAGGCTGCGCGGCCAGGCGTGA
- a CDS encoding long-chain-fatty-acid--CoA ligase, whose protein sequence is MSTPARETPLLLGRGMTMGDQLARHARTVGDDVAYTFAGVSLTYRYLDERVSRLANALRERGIGRGDRVAVLGLNSLEVIETYFATTRLGAICVPVNFRLVADEIAYTLGDSGVGVIIVQAPFAGTIAKASEQLEGAPVCLIFGEGAERGDAEDYEQALSSAAPVFGERRVDEHDAAFIMYTSGTTGRPKGAVLSHFNLLMHAFSNMTHLGAMTENRVWLAAAPLFHIAGLSGMLPNLLLGGRTVLLPSGQFDPAATVELLERERVSSVFFVPAQWQAIVSVPGIAERDLSALRTLSWGAAPASTTLLRTMIDAFPQAEVTTAFGQTECSPCTTLLRGEDSIRKIGSVGTPMLNVEVRVVDDDMNDVQRGEVGEIVYRSPMVMKEYWNKPKETEEAFRGGWFHSGDLVREDEDGYYFVVDRKKDMIISGGENIYCAEVENVLAAHPRIGEVALIGVPDERWGETPLAVISAKVPDDPPDAAGLAEWCRDKLAGYKRPRRMAIVPALPRNPSGKVLKTELRADLAAGRLLVTPL, encoded by the coding sequence ATGTCCACACCAGCTCGCGAAACGCCTCTCCTGCTCGGCAGGGGAATGACCATGGGCGACCAGCTCGCCCGGCACGCCCGCACCGTCGGCGACGACGTCGCCTACACCTTCGCCGGCGTTTCCCTGACCTATCGCTACCTTGACGAACGAGTGTCCAGGCTGGCGAACGCGTTGCGGGAGCGAGGAATCGGCCGCGGCGACCGGGTCGCCGTACTCGGCCTCAACAGCCTTGAGGTGATCGAGACCTACTTCGCGACGACCCGGCTCGGCGCCATCTGCGTTCCGGTCAACTTCCGGCTCGTCGCCGACGAGATCGCCTACACCCTTGGCGACAGCGGCGTCGGCGTGATCATCGTGCAGGCGCCGTTCGCGGGCACGATCGCCAAAGCGAGCGAACAACTCGAAGGCGCACCGGTGTGCTTGATCTTCGGCGAAGGCGCCGAACGCGGCGACGCCGAGGACTACGAACAGGCACTCTCGTCTGCCGCGCCGGTGTTCGGAGAACGACGGGTCGACGAACACGACGCGGCGTTCATCATGTACACCTCGGGAACGACGGGCAGGCCGAAAGGCGCCGTACTGAGCCATTTCAACCTGCTCATGCACGCGTTCAGCAACATGACGCACCTCGGAGCCATGACCGAGAACAGGGTGTGGCTCGCCGCGGCCCCGCTCTTCCACATCGCGGGACTTTCGGGCATGCTGCCCAATCTGCTGCTCGGCGGGCGCACCGTACTGCTGCCGTCGGGGCAGTTCGATCCGGCCGCGACCGTCGAGCTGCTCGAACGCGAGCGGGTTTCCTCGGTGTTCTTCGTTCCCGCGCAATGGCAGGCCATCGTGTCGGTTCCCGGTATCGCCGAGCGCGATCTCTCGGCACTGCGCACGCTGTCGTGGGGCGCCGCGCCCGCTTCGACGACGTTGCTGCGCACCATGATCGACGCGTTCCCGCAGGCGGAGGTCACCACCGCGTTCGGGCAGACCGAATGCAGCCCGTGCACGACGCTGCTGCGCGGTGAGGACTCGATTCGCAAGATCGGCTCGGTCGGCACACCCATGCTCAACGTCGAGGTCAGGGTCGTCGACGACGACATGAACGACGTGCAACGGGGCGAGGTCGGCGAGATCGTCTACCGCAGCCCGATGGTGATGAAGGAGTACTGGAACAAGCCGAAGGAGACCGAGGAAGCCTTCCGGGGTGGCTGGTTCCACTCCGGTGACCTCGTGCGTGAAGACGAGGACGGGTACTACTTCGTCGTCGACCGCAAGAAAGACATGATCATCTCGGGTGGCGAGAACATCTACTGCGCCGAGGTGGAGAACGTGCTCGCCGCGCACCCCCGGATCGGCGAGGTGGCGCTGATCGGCGTGCCCGACGAACGATGGGGAGAAACCCCGCTCGCGGTCATTTCGGCGAAGGTGCCCGATGATCCGCCGGACGCGGCCGGTCTCGCCGAGTGGTGCCGCGACAAGCTGGCCGGTTACAAGCGGCCGAGACGCATGGCGATCGTGCCAGCGCTGCCCCGCAATCCCAGCGGCAAGGTGCTCAAGACCGAACTCAGGGCGGATCTCGCGGCAGGCAGGCTGCTCGTCACGCCGCTGTGA
- a CDS encoding acyl-CoA dehydrogenase family protein, which yields MDFRNDVRTWLAEYAPPGGVAQDDPVAMGKAFQAALYDAGFAGITWPAEYGGAGLSSAEQQIFDEEAASSDLPTGIFLIGLGMCGPTLLDLGTHAQKSRYVRPLLRGEEIWCQLFSEPGAGSDVASLQTRAERDGDDWVVSGQKVWTSGAQYADFGALLARTDPGAPKHRGITMFIVDMRAEGVTVRPLRDMTGRAPFNEVFFDRVRVPADAVIGEVDAGWFAAVTMLGHERVSIGGSVRRHYDPLTYANLHALASKLGRAHDPVVSSELVTLYARERALALFNTRLKQEADAGSRPGARGSVAKLAGAQLLWQAVSVAGLIAGPRAVAWEPDDVDSAELAVAINATPASSIAGGTNQIQRGIIGERILGLPKEPQADRGVPFRELRVGTQHQD from the coding sequence ATGGACTTCCGGAACGACGTGCGAACCTGGCTCGCCGAGTACGCGCCACCCGGTGGCGTGGCTCAGGACGATCCGGTCGCGATGGGCAAAGCGTTCCAGGCCGCCCTGTACGACGCGGGTTTCGCGGGGATCACCTGGCCAGCCGAATACGGTGGCGCTGGACTTTCCTCGGCTGAGCAACAGATATTCGACGAAGAGGCTGCCTCCAGCGACCTGCCGACCGGAATCTTCCTGATCGGCCTGGGAATGTGCGGTCCGACGCTCCTCGACCTCGGCACCCACGCCCAGAAGAGCCGGTATGTGCGCCCGTTGCTGCGGGGCGAGGAAATCTGGTGCCAGCTCTTCTCCGAACCCGGCGCGGGATCCGACGTGGCGAGCCTGCAAACCCGTGCCGAGCGGGACGGCGACGACTGGGTCGTCAGCGGCCAGAAGGTGTGGACATCCGGAGCGCAGTACGCCGACTTCGGCGCGCTACTGGCCCGCACCGACCCCGGCGCGCCGAAACACCGTGGTATCACCATGTTCATCGTGGACATGCGGGCCGAGGGCGTCACGGTGCGGCCACTGCGCGACATGACCGGAAGAGCACCGTTCAACGAGGTGTTCTTCGACCGCGTCCGAGTCCCTGCCGACGCGGTGATCGGCGAGGTCGACGCGGGCTGGTTCGCCGCCGTGACCATGCTCGGCCACGAGCGCGTCTCCATCGGCGGATCGGTGCGCAGGCACTACGATCCGCTCACCTACGCCAATCTGCACGCGCTCGCGAGCAAACTGGGACGGGCACACGATCCGGTGGTGAGCTCGGAACTCGTCACGCTGTACGCGAGGGAACGGGCGCTCGCGCTGTTCAACACGCGGCTCAAACAGGAAGCCGATGCCGGATCGCGGCCCGGCGCGCGGGGTTCGGTCGCCAAACTGGCCGGTGCCCAACTGCTGTGGCAGGCGGTGTCGGTGGCCGGATTGATCGCCGGTCCGCGCGCCGTCGCCTGGGAACCGGACGATGTGGACAGTGCCGAGCTGGCCGTCGCCATCAACGCGACGCCAGCGTCGAGTATCGCGGGCGGCACCAATCAGATCCAGCGCGGCATCATCGGTGAGCGCATTCTCGGACTGCCGAAGGAACCACAGGCCGACCGGGGTGTCCCGTTCCGGGAACTGCGCGTGGGAACACAGCACCAGGACTGA